TCGCTGCTTTAGGCACTGCGATTTTTCACCTGTAAGCTATGGTTATCAACTTCTCAAAAAAATCGCACTGATTCCAGCATCTTAACCGCGTGGTAATACTAACGCGTTTTAATAGACTCACAAATGGTTGCGTTCTCAGTGGGTCGAGTCATGCGTTTCAGTCTTTCGCCAAAGTTCGGGAAGTCGGCCGGTAATCTTCTGGTTGTTAGCCTGCTGGCAAGTGCCGCAACGGGCTGCAGTTCCGATGTGACACGGTTTGGCGGCTTGTTTTCCTCCTCCGGGCAGGACCAGATCACCACAAGTTCCATTCCGCGCAGGAATATGAATGGTTCTCAGGGCGATCCGGTGCCGCGCGCCGATCTTAGCAGTTCGGCCGTTGCCGGCCAGTCAGGCTATGGCGGCGGCAATGACGCACTGAACCAGCCTTATCCGGCAAGCCCGGGTTACGATCCCACCCGCACGTCGAGCTCGAGCGCACGTCTCGCTTCCGCGCCGGTCTCGGTGCAGCGTTCAGAGTTGACCGCGCCGACGGCCGCGGCACCCTCCCGGCAACGGGAAAAGGAAGTCGCGCTCGCCCAGCCTTTCCCGGCTGCGCCGCAGGCTGAGAAGCCTCGACTGGTAGCGCCGGCCGCGCCGAAGGTCACGCCCGATACGCTGACCACAGGCGCGACGCCCAAGATTTCCGGCTGGTCCGCGACCAACGCTCCGTCGGTGACGCTGCGTCCGGGTGAAAGCATCGCCACGCTCTCGAGGCGCTTTGGCGTACCCGAAAAAGAAATTCTGCGCGTCAACAACCTGAAGACGGCATCTGCCGCCCAGCCTGGCCAGGCGGTCCTCATCCCGACCTTCAACGGCGGCAATGCCGCCAAGGCGGCATCGCAGGCGGCTGATCTTTCCAAGCCCGGCAAAATGCCGGCGCCGAAGGCACCTGAGCAGAACGTCGCCGTCATTCCAGGCGCCAATTCCGCCCGCGACAAGACGCTGGCGAGTGGCGATGTCACCGGCAAACTTCCCGCCGGCGCCGGCAAGGATCCGAAGGCGCCTGCCGGGACCTATGTCGTCAAGCAAGGCGATTCCCTGGCAAAGATTGCCAAGGCAACCGGTAGCAATGTCGACGACCTCAAGGCCGCCAACAATCTTTCGGCCAGCTCGCTCCGCATCGGTCAGGCTCTGAAGATCCCGAACGGCACCGCCGATAATATCAAGACCGCCTCGATCCCGGCTGAGAAGGTCGATCCGAACTCGGCCCAGCCGGCGGCTGCCCAGCAGACGGCTTCCGCGCAGCCCGCGCCCTACAAGGCGCCGGCCGCCACCCAGACCGTCGACGATGCCGAGAAGAAGTCTGATGTCAGTTCCGCCGCGCCGGAATCGACCGGCATCGGCAAATACCGCTGGCCGGTGCGCGGCCAGGTCATTGCCTCATACGGCGCCAACGTCAACGGCAACCGCAATGACGGCATCG
The Rhizobium leguminosarum DNA segment above includes these coding regions:
- a CDS encoding peptidoglycan DD-metalloendopeptidase family protein; amino-acid sequence: MRFSLSPKFGKSAGNLLVVSLLASAATGCSSDVTRFGGLFSSSGQDQITTSSIPRRNMNGSQGDPVPRADLSSSAVAGQSGYGGGNDALNQPYPASPGYDPTRTSSSSARLASAPVSVQRSELTAPTAAAPSRQREKEVALAQPFPAAPQAEKPRLVAPAAPKVTPDTLTTGATPKISGWSATNAPSVTLRPGESIATLSRRFGVPEKEILRVNNLKTASAAQPGQAVLIPTFNGGNAAKAASQAADLSKPGKMPAPKAPEQNVAVIPGANSARDKTLASGDVTGKLPAGAGKDPKAPAGTYVVKQGDSLAKIAKATGSNVDDLKAANNLSASSLRIGQALKIPNGTADNIKTASIPAEKVDPNSAQPAAAQQTASAQPAPYKAPAATQTVDDAEKKSDVSSAAPESTGIGKYRWPVRGQVIASYGANVNGNRNDGIDISVPQGTPIKAAENGVVIYAGNGLKELGNTVLVRHDDGTVTVYGNADTLSVTRGQKIQRGQTVAVSGMSGDVKQPQVHFEVRKDASPVNPMTFLE